One region of Pongo pygmaeus isolate AG05252 chromosome 21, NHGRI_mPonPyg2-v2.0_pri, whole genome shotgun sequence genomic DNA includes:
- the UBOX5 gene encoding RING finger protein 37 isoform X2: MVINLCLPQFRPRIHCNKISADGYEVENLISEDLTKRSRGFRTEYFIKPPVYVTVSFPFDVEICRINIDLTAGGGQNVTGLEMYTSASSSKVSWNTPQCRTLGPAEPSVPDKEAFTLVGKVLLKNQSQVVFSHRGFKARPPFGPMEATLPSPAVVAQELWNKGALSLSHVAHLRICITHVTGGGIPCIKRLEVWGQPAKTCSQEVIDSILLVASENLPQDVALQAPALPMESDCDPGDQSESQQAPSSLQKLAEIIQDVPEEFLDPITLEIMPCPMLLPSGKVIDQSTLEKCNRSEATWGRVPSDPFTGVAFTPHSQPLPHPSLKARIDHFLLQHSIPGCHLLGRAQTALAVIPSSVVLPSQKRKIEQAEHVPDSNLGINASCFSATSPLVLPTTSEHTAKKMKATNEPSLTHMDCSTGPLSHEQKLSQSLEIALASTLGSTPSFTARLTRGQLQHLGTRGSSTSWRPGTGSAWEHPGPRVCLLQKSIFSLLQKGAGVPVALRPPPVPTLPG, from the exons ATGGTAATAAATCTTTGCCTCCCACAGTTCAGACCAAGAATTCACTGCAACAag ATATCAGCTGATGGTTACGAAGTAGAAAATCTCATCTCTGAAGATCTCACAAAGAGAAGCCGTGGTTTCAGGACAGAGTATTTCATTAAGCCACCAGTCTATGTGACAGTTTCATTTCCCTTTGATGTGGAAATCTGTAGGATCAACATAGACCTCACAGCTGGAGGAGGTCAGAACGTCACTGGCCTGGAAATGTACACATCTGCCTCATCTAGCAAAGTGTCTTGGAATACGCCCCAGTGCcggaccctgggcccagctgaGCCATCTGTCCCAGACAAGGAGGCGTTCACTTTGGTAGGCAAAGTCTTACTGAAAAACCAGAGCCAAGTGGTGTTTAGCCACAGGGGCTTCAAGGCCAGGCCCCCTTTTGGCCCGATGGAAGCCACACTCCCCTCCCCTGCCGTTGTGGCCCAGGAGCTCTGGAATAAAGGGGCTCTTTCCCTTAGCCACGTGGCCCACCTAAGGATCTGTATCACCCATGTGACAGGCGGCGGTATCCCTTGTATCAAGCGGTTGGAAGTGTGGGGTCAGCCGGCCAAGACCTGCTCCCAGGAAGTGATAGACAGCATCCTGCTGGTCGCCTCAGAGAACCTGCCCCAGGACGTGGCTCTACAGGCCCCAGCCTTGCCCATGGAAAGTGACTGTGACCCTGGGGACCAGTCTGAGAGCCAGCAGGCCCCCTCCAGCCTGCAGAAGCTGGCCGAGATCATTCAGGATGTGCCTGAGGAGTTCCTGGATCCCATCACCCTGGAGATCATGCCTTGTCCCATGCTGCTGCCCTCAGGCAAGGTCATCGACCAGAGCACACTGGAGAAATGTAACCGCAGTGAAGCCACATGGGGCCGAGTGCCCAGTGACCCTTTCACGGGAGTAGCTTTTACTCCACACTCTCAGCCCCTGCCTCACCCCTCCCTCAAGGCCCGGATTGACCATTTCCTGCTCCAGCACTCCATCCCTGGCTGCCATCTGCTTGGGAGAGCACAGACGGCATTGGCAGTGATCCCTTCTTCCGTTGTTCTGCcctctcagaaaaggaagataGAGCAGGCTGAACATGTCCCAGACAGTAACCTTGGTATAAATGCTTCCTGTTTTTCTGCCACAAGCCCTTTGGTCTTACCCACTACCTCAGAGCACACTGCTAAGAAAATGAAAGCCACCAATGAGCCCAGCCTGACACACATGGACTGCTCGACAG GTCCACTGTCCCACGAGCAGAAGCTGTCACAAAGCTTGGAAATTGCCTTGGCATCCACCCTTGGCTCCACGCCCTCCTTCACGGCACGGCTGACCAGGGGACAGCTCCAGCACCTTGGCACAAGAGGGAGCAGCACTTCCTGGAGGCCTGGCACCGGCTCGG